One Globicephala melas chromosome 6, mGloMel1.2, whole genome shotgun sequence genomic window carries:
- the AK3 gene encoding GTP:AMP phosphotransferase AK3, mitochondrial isoform X2 — protein sequence MDGFYVNYILRKLFSKSNSKRASHYCGLSRCGAQAPDAQAQRPWLTGPTALWHVGSSRTGARTRVPCIGRRTLNHCTTREAQYTEIGVLAKTFIDQGKLIPDDVMTRLVLHELKNLTQYSWLLDGFPRTLPQAEALDRAYQIDTVINLNVPFEVIKQRLTARWIHPGSGRVYNMEFNPPKTMGIDDLTGEPLIQREDDRPETVVKRLKAYEAQTEPVLEYYRKKGVLETFSGTETNKIWPCVYAFLQTKVPQINQNASVTP from the exons ATGGATggattttatgtaaattatatcttaagaAAGCTGTTTTCCAAAAGTAACAGCaag cgggcctctcactattgtggcctctcccgttgcggagcacaggctccagacgcgcaggctcagcggccatggctcacgggcccaaccgctctgtggcatgtgggatcttcccggaccggagcacgaacccgtgtcccctgcatcggcaggcggactctcaaccactgcaccaccagggaagcccagtacacaG AAATTGGTGTGTTAGCCAAGACTTTCATTGACCAAGGGAAGCTCATCCCAGACGATGTCATGACTCGGTTGGTCCTTCATGAGCTGAAAAATCTCACCCAATATAGCTGGCTATTGGATG GTTTTCCAAGGACACTTCCACAGGCAGAAGCCCTGGATAGAGCTTATCAGATAGACACAGTGATTAATCTGAACGTGCCCTTTGAGGTCATCAAGCAACGCCTCACTGCTCGCTGGATCCATCCAGGCAGTGGCCGTGTCTACAACATGGAATTCAACCCTCCCAAAACCATG GGCATTGATGATCTGACTGGGGAGCCTCTCATTCAGCGTGAGGATGATAGACCAGAGACGGTTGTCAAGAGACTGAAGGCTTACGAAGCCCAAACAGAGCCCGTCCTGGAATACTACCG GAAAAAAGGGGTGTTGGAAACATTCTCCGGAACAGAAACCAACAAGATCTGGCCATGTGTATATGctttcctacaaacaaaagttcCACAAATAAACCAGAATGCATCAGTTACTCCTTGA
- the AK3 gene encoding GTP:AMP phosphotransferase AK3, mitochondrial isoform X3 encodes MGASARLVRAAIMGAPGSGKGTVSSRITKHFELKHLSSGDLLRDNMLRGTEIGVLAKTFIDQGKLIPDDVMTRLVLHELKNLTQYSWLLDGFPRTLPQAEALDRAYQIDTVINLNVPFEVIKQRLTARWIHPGSGRVYNMEFNPPKTMGIDDLTGEPLIQREDDRPETVVKRLKAYEAQTEPVLEYYRKKGVLETFSGTETNKIWPCVYAFLQTKVPQINQNASVTP; translated from the exons ATGGGGGCGTCTGCGCGGCTAGTGCGCGCAGCTATCATGGGAGCGCCGGGCTCCGGCAAGGGCACCGTGTCCTCGCGCATCACCAAACACTTCGAGCTGAAGCACCTCTCCAGCGGGGACCTGCTCCGAGACAATATGCTTCGGGGCACAG AAATTGGTGTGTTAGCCAAGACTTTCATTGACCAAGGGAAGCTCATCCCAGACGATGTCATGACTCGGTTGGTCCTTCATGAGCTGAAAAATCTCACCCAATATAGCTGGCTATTGGATG GTTTTCCAAGGACACTTCCACAGGCAGAAGCCCTGGATAGAGCTTATCAGATAGACACAGTGATTAATCTGAACGTGCCCTTTGAGGTCATCAAGCAACGCCTCACTGCTCGCTGGATCCATCCAGGCAGTGGCCGTGTCTACAACATGGAATTCAACCCTCCCAAAACCATG GGCATTGATGATCTGACTGGGGAGCCTCTCATTCAGCGTGAGGATGATAGACCAGAGACGGTTGTCAAGAGACTGAAGGCTTACGAAGCCCAAACAGAGCCCGTCCTGGAATACTACCG GAAAAAAGGGGTGTTGGAAACATTCTCCGGAACAGAAACCAACAAGATCTGGCCATGTGTATATGctttcctacaaacaaaagttcCACAAATAAACCAGAATGCATCAGTTACTCCTTGA
- the AK3 gene encoding GTP:AMP phosphotransferase AK3, mitochondrial isoform X1 gives MMLSEKRALNYKYTGLFVFFFFVGKRASHYCGLSRCGAQAPDAQAQRPWLTGPTALWHVGSSRTGARTRVPCIGRRTLNHCTTREAQYTEIGVLAKTFIDQGKLIPDDVMTRLVLHELKNLTQYSWLLDGFPRTLPQAEALDRAYQIDTVINLNVPFEVIKQRLTARWIHPGSGRVYNMEFNPPKTMGIDDLTGEPLIQREDDRPETVVKRLKAYEAQTEPVLEYYRKKGVLETFSGTETNKIWPCVYAFLQTKVPQINQNASVTP, from the exons atgatgctaagtgaaaaaagagcACTAAACTATAAGTacacaggtttgtttgttttttttttctttgttggtaagcgggcctctcactattgtggcctctcccgttgcggagcacaggctccagacgcgcaggctcagcggccatggctcacgggcccaaccgctctgtggcatgtgggatcttcccggaccggagcacgaacccgtgtcccctgcatcggcaggcggactctcaaccactgcaccaccagggaagcccagtacacaG AAATTGGTGTGTTAGCCAAGACTTTCATTGACCAAGGGAAGCTCATCCCAGACGATGTCATGACTCGGTTGGTCCTTCATGAGCTGAAAAATCTCACCCAATATAGCTGGCTATTGGATG GTTTTCCAAGGACACTTCCACAGGCAGAAGCCCTGGATAGAGCTTATCAGATAGACACAGTGATTAATCTGAACGTGCCCTTTGAGGTCATCAAGCAACGCCTCACTGCTCGCTGGATCCATCCAGGCAGTGGCCGTGTCTACAACATGGAATTCAACCCTCCCAAAACCATG GGCATTGATGATCTGACTGGGGAGCCTCTCATTCAGCGTGAGGATGATAGACCAGAGACGGTTGTCAAGAGACTGAAGGCTTACGAAGCCCAAACAGAGCCCGTCCTGGAATACTACCG GAAAAAAGGGGTGTTGGAAACATTCTCCGGAACAGAAACCAACAAGATCTGGCCATGTGTATATGctttcctacaaacaaaagttcCACAAATAAACCAGAATGCATCAGTTACTCCTTGA
- the AK3 gene encoding GTP:AMP phosphotransferase AK3, mitochondrial isoform X4, translated as MTRLVLHELKNLTQYSWLLDGFPRTLPQAEALDRAYQIDTVINLNVPFEVIKQRLTARWIHPGSGRVYNMEFNPPKTMGIDDLTGEPLIQREDDRPETVVKRLKAYEAQTEPVLEYYRKKGVLETFSGTETNKIWPCVYAFLQTKVPQINQNASVTP; from the exons ATGACTCGGTTGGTCCTTCATGAGCTGAAAAATCTCACCCAATATAGCTGGCTATTGGATG GTTTTCCAAGGACACTTCCACAGGCAGAAGCCCTGGATAGAGCTTATCAGATAGACACAGTGATTAATCTGAACGTGCCCTTTGAGGTCATCAAGCAACGCCTCACTGCTCGCTGGATCCATCCAGGCAGTGGCCGTGTCTACAACATGGAATTCAACCCTCCCAAAACCATG GGCATTGATGATCTGACTGGGGAGCCTCTCATTCAGCGTGAGGATGATAGACCAGAGACGGTTGTCAAGAGACTGAAGGCTTACGAAGCCCAAACAGAGCCCGTCCTGGAATACTACCG GAAAAAAGGGGTGTTGGAAACATTCTCCGGAACAGAAACCAACAAGATCTGGCCATGTGTATATGctttcctacaaacaaaagttcCACAAATAAACCAGAATGCATCAGTTACTCCTTGA